TgcagtttattatttttaatgaagaaattgacacatcaacaacaatgtTTAATAACATAgtttatcatatatatttttctcaaaCTGATAACTAcacttatagtttttttttttttatatatatattacaataaATTCTTGAAAATATAGTGATCATAGTAATGAATCTGATACATCTAATTATATATGTAAAGAACATTTTACCCCTATAatgaagaacatgaaaaaataattgtaaCTGAAATCCTTTTTGTTCTAATAACACAAGCATAAGAAATTAAGTACACGTAGGACATTAAGAAATGACAATACAATGCATAATTACAatttaactgaaaaaaaaatacttgtaaaTGAAATACTTATTCTAAttacatatatagaaaaatggTACAACATTTGCGAATGCATTACTTGTTCTAATAACACAAACATACCTTGAAATTAcaaattaactaaaaaaaaatacttgtaaaTGAAATACTtattataattacatatatagaaaaatggTACAACACTTGTGAATGCATTACTTGTTCTAATAACACAAACATACCTTAAAATTACAattcaactgaaaaaaaatacttgtaaaTGAAATACTTATTCTAAttacatatatagaaaaatggTACAACACTTGCGAATGCATTACTTATTCTAATAACACAAACATAAGAAATTAACTACACATAGGAAATGATAATGCAATGGATGCCTTAGAATCACAATACAAAACATTAgaaattacttattttttagGTTTGTtagttttgaaatatttttaccGACATCTTAATTGATCTTCAGTAAATTGTGCATATTCTTTGTTAACTTCTATCATGCGGTCCCTCACGGAACTCCATCTAATGTAGTGATTCCCTTTGGTGTTATGCACATCGCAGGATCGGACCACTTTAATTTAGTCCCTATACAGCATTGCTGTCGGGATTTTTTCGTGACTTTCTAAGTCCTTGTTGCCTTCCTTGTACGTCAACGACGAGTGGAGAGGGGACGACACAAGACTCATGCCCCCTGACAAGGCAAGTGGCAGGGAGCCGGTTACCAGACTCCTGAAATAgatggggaaaagaaaacgaaagaattaGTAATATTCAGCATACTTAAAAtatgaagtaaataaaataataataataattaaaatttcAGGATAATTACCCTCCACTGCTGAGTTCTTTTGATTCACGACGTGCATTTCTTGGTAACACTCTCCTTTTTGTTGAGCTCAAGCTTCTGAAATGTATGAAAAGACATgttagataaacaaaaatcacTAGTGATTGACTTGTAACCCATTACAATAAATTATAAATTACAATAAATTCTGCATATTTCAGATGAGAGCTTACCCTTGTGGGCGTTGGTCTTGCTGTTTGTTTAGCTTCTGACTCACTGTCAGAGGATGCAAAGCTTATCGCTGACACCACGCTCCTGTAAATATAAAATGTAGAAATTGACGTGAAATATATTGATAACTAATATTTTACATCCTGTCAAAGCATTTCCAAACGATATCACCCAGTTACTTAAAAATCATCCCtgaaacctttttttttgtggcacAACTGGGACTTTGAAAACGTGCGAAGTTGATGCCTgatctctgaaaaaaaaagtaaaacgtcAAATACTCATAATGATATCACTAGTGAATAGTAAATTATTTGGTGCATGATATATTCAAGAAAAACTTACTCATCTGGTTCAAGAGTCAATCTAAGTTCTGGATCTTGTGCACGGAATGACTTCTCCACTGGTTGTGGGTCATCGGACTCgctgtcttctgtctgtctgtagtcattaaagaaaaaaaaggcagttaatatatttgtatattcaCGCACGTATATGCCAATAACAAAGAAGGTCTTCTTATATCTATAACTCACCTTTCTACTTCTGGAAGCCTTCTCCACCCCTCTTGTTTCATTCGTTTCAGAGTTTCAAATACAGCCAGTCCTGGAGGCACTTTTTCGCTAAACTCATAGTACCTACTGGCTGTTGCAAGTGAGTGGCCAACCAAATTGGCCACTTTCTGTTTCCAAGAAGGGtcttcacatttttcccatAACGCTGTTATCTGGGATCTTCTCAGTATCCTTGAAGTAATTTTGCAGTCCGATGCAGCTTTCTTTGATACTGACTGCAGAATCCTGTTCACGTTGGGGAACTCCATTCTAGAGCAGCAACCCCGTTTCATGTTGTTCCTGGTTGGGAACATGTAGCAGTGCGGCCCACTGCATGGTACAGCTATTGGGCGGTAATGTTTTACATACGCCAGGAGCGCtttttcttcgtcctcatcAATAAATAGTACTGATGCACCtgataatgagaaaaatgtaGATCAACAGTTATAATATAatgctaaagaaataaaacaataattactTCATGTATGCATTCACAAAATATCTACCTACCTGCTTCTGCAGTCTTGTGCCGTGCGATCCTAATCACGTAGCAGGTTTCTCCTGAGGGTGTTCTTTTGAGTTCTCTTTCGAGGAACTCGCATAGACGGAACTCCATGAATTCCATCACCCTttttaatgaagaaataattagCACTAGTATTAGCACGTCCCGGAGACGGGTGAAATCTCCGAGAACGATTGGTAGACAGTCTTCATTCTCTAGGGAATCCTTTGCTATTTGCAGGACCTTGCGGACGTAGCTTGCCTGTCTTAGCTCATGAATTACATGTAATTCAATATTTTCCAGCTCCTTCCTTCTGCGTATGGCGGGGACATTCTTGGCAGCTTCTTTCCTCTGCGCGACTGGAAATGAGACATGAACATGTAATCATAAATTATTATAGATAAAGCAGAATATAAAAtcaagtagataaaaaaaataacaaaaaatactcACCAATGGCTGCTTGCAGTTGTAGAGATGCATCCCTCTCCAggtgttcatttattttgtttgttttcttaagGTATTCGATGGCAAGCAGCGCTGCTTTTACATATCTAGCTCTGGTTGAAGCAGCCAATCTGTTAGAGTTAACCATGATATAtccaccttcctctcccactgACTGCAAGGTCTTGCATATAGCTCTTGGTGTTAGGTGTGGTATTGGTCTTTCACCAATTTTATGGATCAGCATTTGTCCTACATTCCGTGCATAACTTTTGCAAGAACTAAGTTTTAGAATCTTGCACGTCTGAAGGTATTCCTTGAAATCATTCAGAAATGACTTAATCCCATCGTCAGACGATATATTTACTTGGCCTGCATCTATGTCCAAAGGCTCAAGTCCAACTATGTCTTCTATAGGCAGAGActgtgaaaaaatgaaataaagaaagaaaatatgcaaatatataacCTTCAACACTTATATTCCAGAATACCAGTATATTAATGAAATCTACAAGAATAATAAATTTGTAATAACATTTACATACTAACCTCATTCATATGTTCGAAGAACTGTGGTCCTCGTTGAACTTTATGCACTTTTTGTAAGTGGATATCAATTCTCTTGATTTCTTTGTCGCATATGTTACATCTTCTGAGCGggtatcttttcttcttaggtgtttttttattttcattgaatTTGCTCTTCATTTCTGTTTGAAGCTTCTTGTGCAAGGAGaggattttttctctttccgacCTCTTCATGTATTTATGCACCTGCGCCATGTGTCGCTTCGTATTTGCTACTTTTCCAGGGCAACCTGCTATTTGACACTCTTtcctgtaaaaaataaataaataaaaataaaatatatatatatatatatatatatatatatatatatatatatatatatatatatatatatatatatacatatataaatatatcaTATGCTACTGCAAGGAGGATACAAGCTGTTGATAATGAGAAAGTTACCAGTCTTTCAAGTTCTACTTACGTAAAAATACAATTATACTCACTGTTTTCTGAATTTAGCTTTCCTGGGCCTCGCCAAATACTTAACATGAAGTTCCAAAGCCTTTCTCTGCTGACTTTCTATTGCAGACCAAAGTTCTAGTGCCAATTCCTTACACAACTGGTGTTTCTTCTTCAATAATTCCAgttcttcatttatttgatcCTTTTTGAACTTAAAGAACTGGTCAATTTTTGAAAGTGTCGGTGGTCCTTTAATCAGCTTCAAtccttttttaatcttcttcttcctttcctctgttaATCCACCTTTGGCCAGCAGTTGTTCCCTGGATAATCCTGACAAACATGACGCCATGTAATCAATTCTATcactcttgtcttcttcttcttcgccttcttcatctgtaaaaatattaagaatattACAGAATATTACACTAATATAAATGTCGAAAAACCTGCTTTGCAACAATATTTCACAATAAAAGAGCAACCAACCTTCTGAtgaattattttcatcttcgcTGGATTGAGGTTCTGAATAAGACACTTCAGTTCTTCTTTCTACAGAGAAAATACATCCATTATGACAGGCATTGGTTcaagttattttctttcatttcatgaAAGGATAATATAACAAAAAGTGTTACTTACTTTTACTCTGGAGCTTCTCCTCTTTTGACTCTTCTGAGGAGGAACTCTCAGCTGAATCCTTCTCTGAATCGTAATTTCGATCTCTATCAGAATCATCGATCACTGAATTTTCTTCATCACTACTTCTTGACTTATTTGACGAGTCGGAAAACAGATCTTCATCCATGGCGActgcaaaagaaagagaaattattCGTAGAagagatatgttttttttttttttttaagaaaacgttgtaaaatacagtaatagaaaaaaaaagtaaaaatatatgcATAGTTCTccctaaaattttttttttcgtgtataatATTATTGTACTGTGCAATTCAAAATTCGctcaaaaaacttttttttatttttaagaaaTTTAACTTTATATTTTGCATGCGGCCTTATACTGTCACAGAACTGATGTAAAATGATCGATTTCGAGATGAGATTACTGTAAAGTGATTTTCTGAAAAATGACATTTATAACGATTGAGTGGCAATTCACGATGCTATTTAGGGGACATATAATACGAATATAATGTAGAACAATGGCCCAGCAGGGGTAATATATGCCAGTCTCCAACTTGTTCTACATACATGTTTGCTGTAGGAGTAATTGTTCACCTGTAAATTGCTACCAAACTTTAGGATTTGTATGTGGTATCGAGTATAAAGGCAAAATGAACTCCTTATATTTCATCGACTAATTAAGATAAACTAACGTGGTTGGTGTTCATCGCTTGCATTTCTTCCATACTACAATCTTTAAAATTACATGGTTACTCTACAACCTACGGTTTACCGGCAAAACGTCACCAaaatca
The window above is part of the Portunus trituberculatus isolate SZX2019 chromosome 31, ASM1759143v1, whole genome shotgun sequence genome. Proteins encoded here:
- the LOC123511372 gene encoding uncharacterized protein LOC123511372; translation: MEFMEFRLCEFLERELKRTPSGETCYVIRIARHKTAEAGASVLFIDEDEEKALLAYVKHYRPIAVPCSGPHCYMFPTRNNMKRGCCSRMEFPNVNRILQSVSKKAASDCKITSRILRRSQITALWEKCEDPSWKQKVANLVGHSLATASRYYEFSEKVPPGLAVFETLKRMKQEGWRRLPEVERQTEDSESDDPQPVEKSFRAQDPELRLTLEPDESVVSAISFASSDSESEAKQTARPTPTRKLELNKKESVTKKCTS
- the LOC123511132 gene encoding kinesin-like protein KIF21A yields the protein MDEDLFSDSSNKSRSSDEENSVIDDSDRDRNYDSEKDSAESSSSEESKEEKLQSKKRRTEVSYSEPQSSEDENNSSEDEEGEEEEDKSDRIDYMASCLSGLSREQLLAKGGLTEERKKKIKKGLKLIKGPPTLSKIDQFFKFKKDQINEELELLKKKHQLCKELALELWSAIESQQRKALELHVKYLARPRKAKFRKQKECQIAGCPGKVANTKRHMAQVHKYMKRSEREKILSLHKKLQTEMKSKFNENKKTPKKKRYPLRRCNICDKEIKRIDIHLQKVHKVQRGPQFFEHMNESLPIEDIVGLEPLDIDAGQVNISSDDGIKSFLNDFKEYLQTCKILKLSSCKSYARNVGQMLIHKIGERPIPHLTPRAICKTLQSVGEEGGYIMVNSNRLAASTRARYVKAALLAIEYLKKTNKINEHLERDASLQLQAAIEERSCQECPRHTQKEGAGKY